The Corallococcus caeni genomic interval GACTTCGGCATCGGCGACTACGAGGGCGCGCGGGGGCTGACGCCGGACATCCTCCCGCCGGGGACACCGGAGTACCGCGCCCCGGAGGCGTGGCGGTTCTTCCGGCGGCACGCGCACTCGCCCGGAGCTCAGTACAGCGCGGGCCCCTCGGATGATTTGTGGGCGCTGGGCCTGGTCCTCTACGCGCTGCTGACGGCGCGCAAGCCTTTCGATGGGGCCGACGACGCCAGCTTCATCGAGGACGTCATGGCCCGCGAGCCAACGCCGCCCCACGAGGAGAATGCACGGGCGCCTCGAGCGCTGAGCGACGTGTGCATGCGACTCCTGGCGAAGACACCGGAGACGCGTACGTTGAGCGCCCTGGCCGCCGTGACGGAGCTGGAGCGGGCGCTGGCGGGTGCGGACACGGCGTGGGACGTGCCGCTCTGTGATGCCTTTGGCGAGGACACCGCGACGACGCAAGGGGGCCGGGACAGCATGGACCAGTGGCTGCGTGCGCTGATGCACCGTCCTCGTCGGGGCAAGCGGGCACCGCCGCCCGCTGCCGAAGCGGAGACGACGGCACCCGGGACCACCGTGAAGGCGGCGCCGCAACCGCGTCAACGCGCGCGGACCTGGGCGATGGTGGCGCTGGCCCTGGTGCTGATCGCGGCGCCGGCCACGCTGAGGCTTTGGACGTCGCGAGGCGCTGGAGTGGATCCCGCCCGTCAGGAAGTAGCGGCCTCTGGCAAGGCGCCTCAAGCTGACCACGCCGCGGCTCCCATCAGGCCGGAGGCCACCGCCGCGGCCGTCGCGCTCCCCGCGACGATCCAGGAGGACTCAGCCACCGTGACGACGCCGCCGAAAGACACGCAGCCCCTTCAGCTCCCCTCGAAGCCCGTGAAGACGGGCATGGGCGTCATGGCCCGTGCGGTGAGTACGGCGGCGGCCTGCACCGCGCTCGCGTGCCCGGGTCCGCAGGTGCGCCCGGCTCCGCCGCCAGAGCCGTGTCCGGTGGGCGCGGTGAAGGCCATGGAGAAGCGGGGGGTGGACATCGGAGACAAGCAGCCGGCGCTCTTCGCGAAGGGAAACGCTCGGATCATTTCCATTGGAGAGGGCCCGGTGGAAGTCCACCTCTTGGGTAGCTGGAAAGATCTGCCGGGCGGCTCCGTTTTGTCAGGGCGGACCATCGTGCGTGACCGTGTCTTTGCTCGCCTCACCTGGGCGACAACGGCAGAGGGAGACAGCTTCCCTGTTTGTTTTGATGTCCATGCCGAAGAGGGGCCGCGAGGGATGGCGCGAGAAGCAGGCGATGACTCCCCCTCCCGAGCGCGTATCTGGACGACTGCCTATGTGAAGGCGGTCACTGAGTTCGAGTAACGACTCCTACGGAAAGACTGTCGAGTGCCTTCTTCATCGCTTGTCGTTCTGCTGGGACTGCTTCTCGTTGGGAGTTCGGCGACTGCACAGCTGGAGATGTCGTCTTCAGTGCCAGGGGCAAGGCGCATCGAATTGAGCCCGGAGGAAGCTGGGAGCGCCAGTGAAGTGGTGGTCAGCCCGGGCCTTTCGACGGTGCTCCTCTTCGACTCAGAGCTGCAGCGCGAGAGCGTTGAACTGGAGAACCGCCACCGCTTTTCCCTGGTGGATGTGGGGCAGGCCACCCTCAAGCTCGTGCCTTCAGTGAGCGCCACGCCGGGCGAACGGTTCAAGCTGGTGGTGCGCTTTCGGGACGGTGCGGCGCCATCGAGCGCGGTGTTCCTGCTGAAGGTGCATCCGGCGAAGGCGGAGGCCACCATCGAAGTCTATCGGGCACAGCGGACGATCGAGACGTATCAGCAAGAAGCCCGGGATGCGCGCGCGGAGACCTTCCGTTGCCAGGAGGAGCTGGCGCGCCTGATATCCGAGCACAAGGCACCTGGTGGATTGACGGGCATCCTTTTCAATGGCGGATTGGATCCGAGCGGTGTGGCGGGGCAAATCCTGACCAAGGCTGTCGCGATAACGGCGGCCAACGGGCTCGGGGCATCCATCATCACCAGCTATCACTCCAGAAAGCTGGTGGCCGTGGATGTCTGGATTGATGTGAAGACTGGAACGCGACCGTGGACGGCGGAGGGTGCGACGCTCAAAGGCAGGCCAGGCGAGGAGTTGAAGATCCTGCGTGTGTGGCAATTAACGCCAATACCGCCAAACGGCCCAGGCGCGCGCGTGATTGTCGAGGCCGAGGCTCCGGCGGCTGCTGTCCAGGGTCCCTTCTCGCTCAAGCTCTGGGAGGCAGAAGGGCCCCGGAGCATCACGCTCGGCAACGTGACGTTCCCTTGAGCGCTCGCGGAAACAAACGGCATGTGTGTTATTGGAAATACATGAAGACACGCCTCGTAACACTCCTGGGCATCCTGGTCCTTTCCTCCTGCGCGAATCCTCCTGGAGCCAGCGGTGGCGCTCCGGACGCGGGAACGGGCGACTACGATCTCCCGTCCATCCCCTACACGGTGGACGCGGGTACCCCCATCGACGCGCTCCGTGAATCCTGGACGTTCGTGCCCGTTCCCGACGCCCACTGCGCGAACGGGACGTCCACGGGCATGGCCGTCAACCTCACGGACCGCTCCAAGCGGGTCGTCGTCTTCCTCGCGGGGGGTGGCGCGTGCTGGGAGGCCGCCGCTTGCGCGTTGGGCACGGCCACCCACATCACCGACACGATGGGCGCGGATCCGGTGCTGGCCGAGGCCCGCGCGCCGGAGCTCGCGGTGCTCTTCGACCGCGATGACGTCCGCAATCCCTTCCGCGACGCGAGCTTCGTCTACATCCCCTACTGCACCGGCGACCTCCACGCGGGTACCCGCGTCCAGACGTATGACTGGTTCGGCCCCAAGAAGGTCGAGCACGTTGGCGCCCGGAACATGGATGCGTACCTGCGCCGGCTCCAGCCGACCTTCCCCCAGGCCGACCGCGTCTGGCTCACCGGCATCAGCGCGGGCGGCTACGGGGCGACGTTCCATGCGTGGCGCGTGCAGAAGGCCCTGCCCTGGGCGCGGGTGGACGTGCTGAACGATTCGGGGCTCATCATCGACACAAAGGGGGATGGCCGCTACGGCACGATGCGCGCGAACTGGGGCATGGAGTTCCCTCCTGGCTGCACCGGGTGCGACACGGGCCTGTCGGCGGTGCTGGGCGCATCCGCGCGGCTGCTCACCACGCCCCGGCGCTACGGGATGCTCGGGTACCTCCAGGACGGCACCATCTCCCTCTACTTCGGACTGGAGGGCGCGCAGGTGCAGTCCGGCCTGGAGGCGGCCCGCGCTTCCGCGGCGCCGAACGTGAAGACCTTCTACCTGCCGGGCAACGCTCACGTGCTCCTGGCCCAACCGGACGCCGCGAACGGCGCGGGACTCACCGTGCGAGGGTGGATCCAAGAGTTCGCGGCGGAGGAGCCAGCCTGGGACCACGCCGGCCCCTGAGTTCACGGGCATGTCGCGGCCGGTCGACCTTCCACGCCACGTCCCAGGACACGACGACCTCGCCGGCCCCAACTCGCGCGTCGCCCCGGAGGCGCTCGTCCAGGCCGAGCAGTTCCCCGTCGGAGGCTCGCAGCATCACGCGCAGGGCCTGGAGGGTCGGCCTCGGGTGCAGGGTGCTGGGGATCGCCGGGGGCGTGGTGCGCCGGACCGAGAGACCGAATCCCGGGGACCGCCGCTGAACCCGGCGGCCCCCGGTAGAGAAATCCTTACCGCGCCGCCGGGCTGGGGCAGGTGCTGTAGCAGTCCTCACGCTCCGGCGCGCACTGGTCCGGCGTCGGGGAGTTGCGCAGGCAATAGGTGTAGGCGAGGTCGCACGCGTACTCGCACGGCGGCGGGCGCATGGCCTGCACCGGGCTGGCCACCCAGGGTTGGCACTTTTCGTAGCAGACGTTGCTCTCCGCCGCGCAGACGGCGTCCTGCTCGGGCGACGTCGACTGATTGAAGCAATCTTCATACTGTATGAGGCAGGTCCGCTCACACGGCGTCAGCGTCTGGGATTGAGATTCGATGCCGTGTGAGTGACAGGATTTGAACATCCCTCCCACACCTGAAGGCCTGATTCCTCGAAGCCTTCGTCCTCGGACCCACCCGGCACGCCGCCCGGGAAGTCGGAGCCCTCGCGCCGGCATCGGGCGGGCGACACCGGATCGGGCTCATGGCGTACGGTCTTTCTCAGGGCTACCCTGGCAAAAGGGACAGCTGGAACTTCTTCTGGCTGACGACCTCGATCTCCGGGGCTCGGGACTTGAGCTGTTCGAGCAGCTCCGTGTGCAGCTTCTTCCTGACGCTCTGGGGCTTGAGGAAGAGCCTTCTCGGGCTCAGGAACCGGATGAAGTCCACCAGCGGAGTCGCCTGTTCTTTCGGAACATCGGCATCCAGGATCAGCATCTCCAGCCTGGGGACAGCTGACGTGGTGTAGTCGGCATTGCAGGCGGAGCCGTTCGCGACAAGAAGGTTCTTCTCCCCGACCGTGATCAGGACGCCCGACTTCTGCGCGGGGAAGAGCGGTTGCTGGGTGAACTCAAGCAGGCGGAGGGTGACGCCTTCTCTGACAATCATGTGCTGCGGGTGGAGCCAATGAATCTTGCCCGCCAGGCTCGAATAGAACTCCTTCTGGCCCGGAAACCGGCATCGCCCCGCCCTGGCATCGTCGATGCGTTGCTCGAGATGTTGCTTGAATGATCGGGAGCACCAGATCTCCGCGGACGGTTTTTGAAGAAGCTTGATCCCGTTTTCCAGCTCATATGCCTCTCCGCTCAGCTGTGCCGGATCATGCTTTTGCGTCAGCGCACCACCCTCGAGAATGAAGATGGTGTCCGCCTCGGCCTCCTCTCGCACTTCTTCTTCTGTCATCGGGTTGAAGCAGTAGACCTGGCCGTCAATCTCCAGCCGCAAGTTGTTGTCAGGAATCACCTTGATGGAGGCTGTCGGCATGGCTGCGTCCCTGGGCAAGTCACCGCGGCGTCTCGTCCGGGAGGCCACCCGGGCATGGACGACGGGGATGATGTCCCAACTCCCACCAGCACATCACCGGATCAGAGTCGCTGACCCGGAAGGCAGCGACGGATGCGCTACGGCGAGCGCGAATGGAGCGTGAGCCATGGTCGTGAAGTAGGCTTCGCGCCCGCCATGCAGCTCGCCATCCCCCATGCTCCCCGCGCTGTCCGACTCGCCCAGGTGCCCGGGGCGGTGGCGCGGCTGGTGCGTGGGGTGGTGCTGGGCGTGGCGGTCATCGCCGTGCTGGGCCTGGGCGCTGGCTACCTGGGGCGCTACTTCGTGGAGGAGCAGCGCTTCACGTCCCGCGCGGAGCTCGTGGACGCTCGGGTGGGCGCGAGCCACGCGCCACCCCTGAACCAGCGCGAGGACGCGGAGGGCACGCTGGACGTCCTCTACACGTTCGCGGGCGAGGAGCACTCCGTGTCGGGGGTGCGCACGGACGCGGACCTCGCGGCGGGCCTGGGCCACGGCGCCCGGGTGCAGCTGCTGGTGGATCCCTCCCAGCCGGGACGCCCTCGCGAGGCGACCCATGCTCGGGCCCGGGCGGCCCGGGTGGGCCTCTTGCCCTGGGGCCTGGGGCTGGGCGCGCTGGTGGCGCTCACCGGCTTCGCGTGGGAGGTGCGGCGGCTGTGGCGCCGGGAGGTGGTGCCCCTGCGCCTGGGCGCGCTGGTGTGGCTCACCCCGGACGACGGCTATCTGCCGGAAGGGAAGGGCGAGGCGGTGTTCCCCGCGCACTTCTTCCGCCAGGACGTGAAACACTCCGTGCGTGCGCGCTGCCGTCCCCAGCGGGCCCCGGTGCGCAACGGCGGCAAGGTGCTGGCGGCCGTGGTGCCTGGCGAGCCGGGCTGGTGCCGCGTCATCGACGAGGAGCTGGCGCGGACGCTGGGCTGGGTGCGCTGACGGACGGGCAGGTGGGGTTGAAAAGTTGCTGGCCCCCAGAGGCCGTGTGACACACGCCTGTAGCTGCAACGTCCGGAGGCTTCCATGCGCGTACGCTTCTCCCACTTCGTGCTGCCCGTGCTGCTCTTCACGGCCCCGAGCGCCGTCGGAGCCAGCAAGCGCAACGAAGCCGAGGAGGCGTACCAGCAGGCCCGCCGCTCCTACTACGCGCTGAAGGACGACGCGTCCCGCCGCAAGCTGCGCCACCACTGGCTCAACGTGGTGCACCGCTTCGAGGCCGTGGCCACGCGCTTCCCCAAGAGCGACCGCGCCCCCGACGCCCTCTTCACCGCGGGCGACCTGCTCCAGGAGCTGAGCCGCATCTCCTTCGTGGAGGAGGACCTGCAGTCGGCCATCGCGGACTACTCGAAGCTGGTGGAGGCGCACCCGAAGCACCGGCTCGCGGACGACGCGGCGCTGGCGCTGGCGCGCATCCACGTCAACCGCCTGGACAAGCCGGAGGCGGCCCGGAAGATCCTCAACGAGTCGCTGGCCACCAACCCCAAGGGCGACCAGGGCAAGGAGCTCAAGGCGCTCCTGGCCTCGCTGCCCCCGCCCAGCCGGACGCCCCCCGCGAAGCCCACGGTGAAGCCGCTGCCCCCCGTGGTGAAGTCCACGCCGGACACCGCCGTCGCCGCCGCGAACCCCAGCTCGCCGCTGGTGGATGCGATCAGCAAGCTCGCCCGCGAGCCGTCCCCCGTGCTGCCCCGCCTGGATCCGAACGCCACTGCCTCCGGCACGGACAGCGCGAAGGACGCGGCGGCGAACATCGTGGACGCGCCCACCGTGGCCGATCGGGCCTCGGACGTGAAGGACGCCGCGAAGGCCGACACGAAGGCTCCGGAGGCGGTGGCGTCCTCGCACGGGACGCCGCAGCCCGAGAAGCCGGAGGCCCGCGTGGAGGTCCCGGCCGTGGCGTCGAAGGCGCCCGCGCTGGTGGAGACGGCCGCGAAGCCGACGCAGCCCGAGGTCGTGGCGTCGAAGCCGCCTCGCTCGGTGCCGCAGGTGTCGCCCGTGCCGGAGGCTCCGCGCCCGGTGACGGCGCCGGTGGATGCCCAGGTGGCGCAGGCGCGGCTCAAGGCCGTGGCGAAGCAGTCGCGCCACGCGGAGCTGACGCTGGCGGAGCAGTTGGGCCTGAAGGTGCGGCGCGTGGTCATCGACCCGGGCCACGGTGGCCACGACTCCGGCGCGGTGGGCAAGGCGGGGACGAAGGAGAAGGAGGTGGCGCTGGCCATCTCCAAGAAGGTCGCGGACGGCCTGCGGGAGAAGGGCCTGGAGGTGGTGCTCACCCGCGACGACGATACCTTCATCCGCCTGGAGGACCGCGCGAAGCTGGCCAACGAGGCGCACGGCGACCTGTTCATCTCGGTGCACTGCAACTCGGCGGCGACGCACAAGCTGCGCGGCATCGAGACGTACACGCTCAACACCTCCGCGGACCGCTACTCCATCCGCCTGGCCGCGCGTGAGAACGCGTCGTCCGAGAAGGGCATCAGCGACCTGCAGTTCATCCTGGCGGACCTGGCCACCAAGGCGAACACGGAGGAGTCGTCGCGGCTGGCGAACGCCGTGCAGCACAACCTGGTGACGGGCCTGTCCACCCGGTACGACGGCATCAAGGACCTGGGCCACAAGGAGGCGCTGTTCTACGTGCTCCTGGGCGCGAAGATGCCCGCCATCCTGGTGGAGACGTCCTTCCTGTCGCACGCGGAGGACGAGAAGCGCCTGGCGTCCGAGCGCTACCAGGACGAGGTGGCGAAGAACATCGTGCTGGGAGTGGAAGAGTTCCTCGGTGATCGCCGCCGCGTGGCCAAGGTAGACTGACGCTTTCGTCGTCAGTCCCCATGGCCGAGCAGTCCCCCCCGTCCAGTCCCAAGCCCGCGCAGGACCCCCACGCGCCCCCGTTCCAGACGGAGGCGGACCTGCGCGCGTGGCTGAGGGCCGAGGGGCTGGAGCACCTGACCCGCCTGAGCCTGGCGCTGCTCACCCCGCGCGTGGAGGCCGCGTACCTGCCGCAGGTGCGCGCCGTGATTTCACGCCGCCGGCTGGTGGAGGTGCTGGCACAGGACACGCTCGACCGCTGGACGGCGGAGGTGCTGCCCACGCCGCGCATGCGGGACCTGCTGCCGAAGCTCGCCTGGCGCTACGTGGAGGACGAGCGGCAGGGCGCCATCGAGGCGCGGGCCTCCGTCGCGCAGCGGCTCGCGCCCCCGCCCGACAAGCGCACGCACACGGTCCACGGGATGCTGCTCGCGTGGCGTGCCCGCGTGCCGCCGGGCATCGCGCCCCGTCCGGAGCGGGCGCTGTCGCTGGAGGCGCTGGTGGAGGAGCCGGACCTGCCGGGCTTCCGCCTCAAGGAGACGCGCATCTCCGAGGCGCCAGTGTCCCCGCCGGGCTCGGGCTTCATCCTGCCGGACGCGCGGCTGACGTTCAGTCCGTCGGGCGTGACGGTGGACTGCTCCTGCGGCGCGACGTTCTGCGTGCACCAGCTGGCGGCGGTGGACACCACGCTCCTGTGGCTCCGGCAGCGCTGGACGGAAGGCTTCGGCGAGACGCTGGAGGAGCTGGTGCGGCCCGCGTGGGCGCGGACGCTGCGCGCGCTGGAGCGGGCGGTGGAGGAGAGCCCGGGCGGGGGCGGGGGCGTGGAGATCTCCTGGCGCCTGGACGTCATCGAAGGCTACGGCGTGGAGGTCGCGCCGTACGTGCACCGGCGCACGAAGAAGGGCCAGCGCACGACGGGCGCGAAGGTCGGCCGGCGCAAGCTGCTCCAGGAGTACGGCTCGCAGCTGAGCCCCGCGGACTCGCGCATCGCCGCGCTGCTCACGGACAGCGCCGCGCCCGCGTCGCGCGCGCTGCTGTTCGAGCTGATCGACCATCCGCGTCTGTCATTGGAGGGCACGCAGGACATCCCCGTGCGCATCGAGCGCGAGAAGGTGGGCCTGGTCGCCGAGGACCGGGGCGGCACCGTGCTGGTGAACGCGGGCGTGGACGGCACCGTGCTGCCCGCGCCGCTCCTGGAGCGCGTGCGCAAGGCGAAGCCGGAGGACGCGGTGTTCCTCTGGGACGAGGGCGCGCACGTGCTCACCGTGCTGGACGTGAGCCCGGAGGTGCGCGCGCTGGCCACGGTGCTCCAGCGGCACGGCAACGCGTTTCCGCCGGAGAGCCACGGGGCATTGCTGGAGCAGCTGTCGAAGTTCTCCGTGCGCCTGCCGGTGGCCATGCCCCGCAGCGTGATGGGCGAGTCCATCGCGCCGCAGCAGCTCCCGGTGCTCCGGTTGGAGGGGCAGCCCGGGGGCGCGGTGCGGCTGGAGCTGCGGCTGCGCGCGATGCCGGACAGCGCCGCGTTCCTGCCGGGCGAGGGCCCTCGCGACGTGTACGTGCGGCGGGAGACGCGCTCCTTCCACGCGGTGCGCGACTTTGGCCGCGAGCTGACTGCGGCCGCGGCGCTCCAGGCCCGGCTGCCCTTGCAGACGGCGGAGCCGCAGGAGCTGCCGTTCTGCTTCCTCTTCCACAGCGCGCAGGGCGGGCTGGCGGTGCTGGCCGCGTGCGCGGAGATGGAGCCCCGGCCGGAGCTGGAGTGGGTGGGCACGTCCATGCGGCTCGTGCCGAAGCGGGGCGCGGGGGACCTGAAGGTCGTCCTGGAGCGCAAGCGCGAGTGGTTCGGCGTGCTGGGCAGCCTGTCCGTGGAGGGCGAGCGGGTGGAGCTGGCGCGCCTCCTGGACGCGGCCCGGCGCAAGGAGCGCTTCGTCCAGGTGGACGCGCGCACCTGGGTGGAGATCGAAGCGGCGCTGCGCGAGCAGTTGGAGAAGCTGGCGGATCACGCCTACCTGTCGCGCCACGGGCTGGAGGTGGGCCCGTCCGCGGCGGAGGCCCTGGCGGGGCTGGGCACCGCGGGCGCCATCATCGACGCGGACGCGTCCTGGAAGGCGCTGGTCGAGCGCATCTTCGCGGCGAAGGAGCTGAAGCCCCGGGTGCCCGCGACGCTCAAGACGGAGCTGCGCGACTACCAGCTCGAGGGCTTCCGCTGGCTCACGCGGCTGGCGTCGTGGAACGCGGGTGGGGTGCTGGCGGACGACATGGGCCTGGGCAAGACGGTGCAGGCCCTGGCCGTGCTGCTGGATCGCGCGAAGCAGGGGCCCGCGCTGGTGCTGGCGCCCACGTCCGTGGCCTTCAACTGGCGGGATGAAGCAAAGCGCTTCGCGCCGTCGCTCAAGGTGACGATCTTCTCCGACGCGGAGGACCGGGGCGGCACGCTGGAGCGGCTGGGGCCTCGCGACGTGCTGGTGCTCAGCTACGGCCTGCTGGTGCGGGACATCGAGCGGCTGGCCGCGCTGCGCTTCTCCACCATCGTCTTCGACGAGGCCCAGCAGCTGAAGAACGCGGCCACGCAGCGCTTCCGCGCGGCGAGGGCGCTCCAGGGCGACTTCAAGTTCGCGCTGTCCGGCACGCCGCTGGAGAACCACCTGGGCGAGCTATGGGCCCTCTTCGCCGTCGTCTTCCCGGGGCTGCTGGGCAGCCTGGAGGCGTTCCGCAACCGCTTCGCCGCGCCAATTGAGAAGCAGGTGGACCCCACGGCCGCGCCCGCGCTGGCCCGGGTGCTCCAGCCCTTCCTCCTGCGCCGCACCAAGTCCCAGGTGGAGGCGCAGCTGCCGCCGCGCACGGACGTGCACGTGCCCGTCGTGCTGTCGCCGCCGG includes:
- a CDS encoding DUF3592 domain-containing protein, whose protein sequence is MQLAIPHAPRAVRLAQVPGAVARLVRGVVLGVAVIAVLGLGAGYLGRYFVEEQRFTSRAELVDARVGASHAPPLNQREDAEGTLDVLYTFAGEEHSVSGVRTDADLAAGLGHGARVQLLVDPSQPGRPREATHARARAARVGLLPWGLGLGALVALTGFAWEVRRLWRREVVPLRLGALVWLTPDDGYLPEGKGEAVFPAHFFRQDVKHSVRARCRPQRAPVRNGGKVLAAVVPGEPGWCRVIDEELARTLGWVR
- a CDS encoding DUF2381 family protein — its product is MPSSSLVVLLGLLLVGSSATAQLEMSSSVPGARRIELSPEEAGSASEVVVSPGLSTVLLFDSELQRESVELENRHRFSLVDVGQATLKLVPSVSATPGERFKLVVRFRDGAAPSSAVFLLKVHPAKAEATIEVYRAQRTIETYQQEARDARAETFRCQEELARLISEHKAPGGLTGILFNGGLDPSGVAGQILTKAVAITAANGLGASIITSYHSRKLVAVDVWIDVKTGTRPWTAEGATLKGRPGEELKILRVWQLTPIPPNGPGARVIVEAEAPAAAVQGPFSLKLWEAEGPRSITLGNVTFP
- a CDS encoding DEAD/DEAH box helicase, which produces MAEQSPPSSPKPAQDPHAPPFQTEADLRAWLRAEGLEHLTRLSLALLTPRVEAAYLPQVRAVISRRRLVEVLAQDTLDRWTAEVLPTPRMRDLLPKLAWRYVEDERQGAIEARASVAQRLAPPPDKRTHTVHGMLLAWRARVPPGIAPRPERALSLEALVEEPDLPGFRLKETRISEAPVSPPGSGFILPDARLTFSPSGVTVDCSCGATFCVHQLAAVDTTLLWLRQRWTEGFGETLEELVRPAWARTLRALERAVEESPGGGGGVEISWRLDVIEGYGVEVAPYVHRRTKKGQRTTGAKVGRRKLLQEYGSQLSPADSRIAALLTDSAAPASRALLFELIDHPRLSLEGTQDIPVRIEREKVGLVAEDRGGTVLVNAGVDGTVLPAPLLERVRKAKPEDAVFLWDEGAHVLTVLDVSPEVRALATVLQRHGNAFPPESHGALLEQLSKFSVRLPVAMPRSVMGESIAPQQLPVLRLEGQPGGAVRLELRLRAMPDSAAFLPGEGPRDVYVRRETRSFHAVRDFGRELTAAAALQARLPLQTAEPQELPFCFLFHSAQGGLAVLAACAEMEPRPELEWVGTSMRLVPKRGAGDLKVVLERKREWFGVLGSLSVEGERVELARLLDAARRKERFVQVDARTWVEIEAALREQLEKLADHAYLSRHGLEVGPSAAEALAGLGTAGAIIDADASWKALVERIFAAKELKPRVPATLKTELRDYQLEGFRWLTRLASWNAGGVLADDMGLGKTVQALAVLLDRAKQGPALVLAPTSVAFNWRDEAKRFAPSLKVTIFSDAEDRGGTLERLGPRDVLVLSYGLLVRDIERLAALRFSTIVFDEAQQLKNAATQRFRAARALQGDFKFALSGTPLENHLGELWALFAVVFPGLLGSLEAFRNRFAAPIEKQVDPTAAPALARVLQPFLLRRTKSQVEAQLPPRTDVHVPVVLSPPEWTLYEDARLAALSDLETRRSKMKDQERRIEVLAALTRLRLLASHPRLYDEASKLESSKLERFLELIQELREEGHRALVFSQFTSHLALVREVLDAQGIAYEYLDGQTPAAARADRVRAFQEGDAPLFLISLKAGGFGLNLTAATSVIHLDPWWNPAVEDQASDRAHRIGQQRPVTVYRLVSRGTIEEQMLSLHEQKRALVAGVLEGKDAAARLSTQELLGLLARRLPDVDGLDSDAPKH
- a CDS encoding N-acetylmuramoyl-L-alanine amidase, producing MRVRFSHFVLPVLLFTAPSAVGASKRNEAEEAYQQARRSYYALKDDASRRKLRHHWLNVVHRFEAVATRFPKSDRAPDALFTAGDLLQELSRISFVEEDLQSAIADYSKLVEAHPKHRLADDAALALARIHVNRLDKPEAARKILNESLATNPKGDQGKELKALLASLPPPSRTPPAKPTVKPLPPVVKSTPDTAVAAANPSSPLVDAISKLAREPSPVLPRLDPNATASGTDSAKDAAANIVDAPTVADRASDVKDAAKADTKAPEAVASSHGTPQPEKPEARVEVPAVASKAPALVETAAKPTQPEVVASKPPRSVPQVSPVPEAPRPVTAPVDAQVAQARLKAVAKQSRHAELTLAEQLGLKVRRVVIDPGHGGHDSGAVGKAGTKEKEVALAISKKVADGLREKGLEVVLTRDDDTFIRLEDRAKLANEAHGDLFISVHCNSAATHKLRGIETYTLNTSADRYSIRLAARENASSEKGISDLQFILADLATKANTEESSRLANAVQHNLVTGLSTRYDGIKDLGHKEALFYVLLGAKMPAILVETSFLSHAEDEKRLASERYQDEVAKNIVLGVEEFLGDRRRVAKVD
- a CDS encoding pectin acetylesterase-family hydrolase; translation: MKTRLVTLLGILVLSSCANPPGASGGAPDAGTGDYDLPSIPYTVDAGTPIDALRESWTFVPVPDAHCANGTSTGMAVNLTDRSKRVVVFLAGGGACWEAAACALGTATHITDTMGADPVLAEARAPELAVLFDRDDVRNPFRDASFVYIPYCTGDLHAGTRVQTYDWFGPKKVEHVGARNMDAYLRRLQPTFPQADRVWLTGISAGGYGATFHAWRVQKALPWARVDVLNDSGLIIDTKGDGRYGTMRANWGMEFPPGCTGCDTGLSAVLGASARLLTTPRRYGMLGYLQDGTISLYFGLEGAQVQSGLEAARASAAPNVKTFYLPGNAHVLLAQPDAANGAGLTVRGWIQEFAAEEPAWDHAGP
- a CDS encoding protein kinase domain-containing protein: MRPPPAILTPGAEVLGYTVERQLGQGGFGTVYLARNAGQSFALKLLHLPRVGERVEREVSILLKLRHANVVGLQGYGLWPPGAPQFAVIVMEYVDGRRLDVWADEENPTARQVARVAVDVARALAASHAAEVLHRDVKEANVMVRASDGLAKLVDFGIGDYEGARGLTPDILPPGTPEYRAPEAWRFFRRHAHSPGAQYSAGPSDDLWALGLVLYALLTARKPFDGADDASFIEDVMAREPTPPHEENARAPRALSDVCMRLLAKTPETRTLSALAAVTELERALAGADTAWDVPLCDAFGEDTATTQGGRDSMDQWLRALMHRPRRGKRAPPPAAEAETTAPGTTVKAAPQPRQRARTWAMVALALVLIAAPATLRLWTSRGAGVDPARQEVAASGKAPQADHAAAPIRPEATAAAVALPATIQEDSATVTTPPKDTQPLQLPSKPVKTGMGVMARAVSTAAACTALACPGPQVRPAPPPEPCPVGAVKAMEKRGVDIGDKQPALFAKGNARIISIGEGPVEVHLLGSWKDLPGGSVLSGRTIVRDRVFARLTWATTAEGDSFPVCFDVHAEEGPRGMAREAGDDSPSRARIWTTAYVKAVTEFE